The Tistrella mobilis genome window below encodes:
- a CDS encoding glycosyltransferase family 4 protein: MRVALYCPLKHPDHPVPSGDRRMARQILAALRKAGHQAEVACRFGSRDGRGDPARQVRIARTGTALGHALARRYARRPAAAAARPEAWITYHLYHKAPDHLGPVVAAALDIPYLVIEASDAPKRATGPWETGFRAARHALAAADLVMPMTRLDAVCLARLLPPERLRLLPPFLDDIGVFQAARTGRDQARARLAAMAGLDPARPWLLAVGMMRAGDKLDSYRVIGRMLADPALATAPLHLLVAGDGPARTDVMAALEPAGGGRVHFLGALAPAPLAAAMAASDILVWPAVREAYGMALLEAQAAGLPVVAGRTGGVPDVVEDGVTGLLAPPEDAAALAALTRRLIDDQGTRARLAAAAAGRASARDLAAAAAALDDALLRAACNHAARRPRSTEETR, from the coding sequence ATGCGGGTTGCCCTCTACTGCCCTCTGAAGCATCCGGACCATCCGGTGCCGAGCGGCGACCGGCGGATGGCGCGCCAGATCCTGGCCGCGCTCCGCAAGGCCGGCCATCAGGCAGAGGTCGCCTGCCGCTTCGGCAGCCGCGACGGCCGCGGAGACCCCGCCCGGCAGGTGCGGATCGCGCGCACCGGCACCGCCCTCGGCCATGCTCTCGCCCGCCGCTACGCGCGTCGGCCCGCCGCTGCCGCCGCGCGCCCCGAAGCCTGGATCACCTATCACCTCTATCACAAGGCCCCCGACCATCTGGGGCCGGTTGTCGCCGCGGCACTCGACATCCCCTATCTGGTGATCGAGGCATCGGATGCCCCGAAGCGCGCCACCGGCCCGTGGGAAACCGGCTTCCGCGCCGCCCGCCATGCGCTTGCCGCCGCCGATCTGGTGATGCCGATGACCCGGCTCGACGCCGTCTGCCTGGCGCGCCTGCTGCCGCCCGAGCGGCTTCGCCTGCTGCCGCCCTTTCTCGACGATATCGGCGTGTTTCAGGCCGCCCGCACCGGTCGCGATCAGGCCCGCGCCCGGCTTGCCGCCATGGCCGGGCTCGATCCGGCACGGCCCTGGCTGCTCGCGGTCGGCATGATGCGGGCCGGCGACAAGCTCGACAGCTATCGCGTGATCGGCCGCATGCTCGCCGATCCGGCACTCGCCACCGCGCCGCTCCATCTGCTGGTCGCCGGTGACGGTCCCGCCAGGACCGATGTGATGGCGGCGCTTGAACCCGCAGGCGGCGGCCGGGTGCATTTCCTGGGGGCGCTTGCCCCCGCCCCCCTGGCCGCAGCGATGGCGGCATCCGATATCCTGGTCTGGCCGGCGGTGCGCGAAGCCTATGGCATGGCCCTGCTCGAAGCACAGGCGGCAGGGCTGCCGGTGGTCGCCGGCCGCACCGGCGGTGTGCCCGATGTGGTCGAAGACGGTGTGACCGGCCTTCTGGCGCCGCCCGAAGACGCTGCCGCCCTCGCCGCCCTCACCCGGCGGCTGATCGACGATCAGGGCACCCGCGCCCGGCTGGCCGCAGCGGCGGCCGGCCGGGCGTCGGCCCGCGATCTGGCCGCGGCCGCCGCGGCACTCGACGACGCCCTGCTGCGCGCCGCATGCAATCATGCGGCGCGGCGCCCCCGGTCCACGGAGGAGACGAGATGA
- a CDS encoding histidine phosphatase family protein: MTGPARPTTGGIILALIRHGRTDWNDQGRMQGRHDLPLNDRGRAEVTGWQVPAAIATAYDWYTSPLLRARETAARLGAPGARVAPELVEMAWGIWEGRRLEDLRREQPDHMSLMEARGLDFRPPEGESPRDVQRRLKPWLAAIGTNGRNVVAVTHKGVIRAIYAAATGWPMLGKPPEKLARDAAHLFRVDETGAVAVHHLNLKLA; the protein is encoded by the coding sequence ATGACCGGACCCGCCCGCCCGACCACCGGCGGTATCATCCTGGCCCTGATCCGCCATGGCCGCACCGACTGGAACGATCAGGGCCGCATGCAGGGCCGGCACGATCTGCCGCTCAACGATCGGGGCCGCGCCGAGGTGACCGGCTGGCAGGTGCCGGCGGCCATCGCCACCGCCTATGACTGGTACACCTCACCCCTCCTCCGGGCGCGCGAGACCGCAGCCCGCCTGGGGGCTCCGGGCGCCCGGGTGGCGCCCGAACTGGTCGAGATGGCCTGGGGCATCTGGGAAGGCCGGCGGCTGGAGGATCTGCGCCGCGAACAGCCCGACCACATGAGCCTGATGGAAGCCCGGGGCCTGGATTTCCGCCCGCCCGAGGGCGAAAGCCCGCGCGACGTCCAGCGCCGGCTGAAGCCCTGGCTTGCGGCCATCGGCACCAATGGCCGCAATGTCGTCGCCGTCACCCACAAGGGCGTGATCCGTGCGATCTATGCCGCCGCCACCGGCTGGCCGATGCTGGGCAAGCCACCGGAAAAGCTCGCCCGCGACGCCGCCCATCTGTTCCGGGTGGACGAAACCGGCGCCGTCGCGGTGCATCACCTGAACCTGAAGCTCGCCTGA
- a CDS encoding glycosyltransferase family protein encodes MPDTPMVDVSPATTSRTDRPRILLYVQHLLGIGHQKRAATLTRALETAGFAVTYVSGGFPVRGLDTGRADFVQLPPTRAVDKFFKVLVGPDGQVVDDAWRARRRDHLVAIVERLRPVAVITELFPFGRRQLASEIVPMVEAARALPRPALIVSSVRDILVEPPKEERRREMLERARRFYDLVMVHGDPALVPFERTFPLMAEVSDLVRYTGYVVDRARQSAPPPGGSVQDGRDEVLVSAGGGAVSEALFRAAIAARALASPALARRRWRLLVGWNLADPVLDDLRQVAAEADAEGFVVERARPDFVAMLGRAALSISQAGYNTLLEVIENRVPAVVVPYAGGLETEQGLRAGLVAERGLVEVVDEDALTARALAAAADRALAAERNWPRLDMDGAAASARLLHDRLAAGG; translated from the coding sequence ATGCCCGACACCCCCATGGTCGACGTCAGCCCCGCCACCACCAGCCGTACCGATCGCCCGCGCATCCTGCTCTATGTCCAGCACCTGCTCGGCATCGGCCATCAGAAGCGGGCGGCGACCCTGACCCGGGCGCTGGAGACGGCGGGCTTCGCGGTCACCTATGTCAGCGGCGGCTTTCCGGTGCGCGGGCTGGATACCGGACGGGCAGACTTCGTTCAGCTGCCGCCGACGCGGGCGGTGGACAAGTTCTTCAAGGTGCTGGTCGGCCCCGACGGACAGGTGGTCGACGATGCCTGGCGGGCCCGGCGCCGCGATCATCTGGTGGCGATCGTCGAGCGTCTGCGGCCGGTGGCCGTGATCACGGAACTCTTTCCTTTCGGCCGCCGCCAGCTGGCCTCCGAGATCGTGCCGATGGTCGAAGCGGCCCGCGCCCTTCCCCGCCCGGCGCTGATCGTCTCGTCGGTGCGCGACATCCTGGTCGAGCCGCCGAAGGAAGAGCGTCGCCGCGAGATGCTGGAACGCGCCCGGCGCTTCTACGATCTGGTCATGGTCCACGGCGATCCGGCGCTGGTGCCCTTCGAGCGCACTTTTCCGCTGATGGCCGAGGTCTCTGACCTCGTCCGCTATACCGGCTATGTGGTCGACCGGGCGCGCCAGAGCGCGCCCCCGCCCGGTGGAAGCGTTCAGGATGGCCGGGACGAGGTTCTGGTCTCGGCCGGCGGCGGGGCCGTCAGCGAGGCCCTGTTCCGCGCCGCCATCGCCGCCCGCGCCCTCGCCTCGCCAGCCCTGGCGCGCCGGCGCTGGCGGCTGCTGGTCGGCTGGAATCTGGCGGATCCCGTGCTCGACGATCTGCGCCAGGTGGCGGCAGAGGCCGACGCGGAGGGTTTCGTGGTGGAACGCGCGCGTCCCGATTTCGTCGCCATGCTGGGACGTGCTGCCCTTTCGATCTCTCAGGCGGGCTACAACACCCTGCTGGAGGTGATCGAGAACCGGGTGCCGGCAGTGGTCGTGCCCTATGCCGGCGGGCTTGAAACCGAACAGGGGCTGCGCGCCGGTCTGGTGGCGGAGCGCGGCCTGGTCGAGGTGGTCGACGAAGACGCGCTCACCGCCCGGGCACTGGCAGCCGCCGCCGATCGTGCCCTCGCGGCCGAACGGAACTGGCCACGGCTCGACATGGACGGGGCTGCCGCGTCGGCACGGCTGCTGCACGACCGGCTGGCGGCCGGGGGTTAG
- a CDS encoding polysaccharide deacetylase family protein, producing the protein MAADPWADLTAELDAWAAAGRQATFWWRDDDAVAPSPALDRLLGRVNAYRVPLALAVIPAAAEPALAARLAAAPAAIRVLVHGWSHANHARPDKKKSELACGRPMVEMAGDLARGHARLADLFGPRLLPVLTPPWNRLPVPLIRELPLIGLGGLSRFKPRKARCPAPGVVEVNTHIDPIDWRGNRGFIGEAVAVAAITAHLAARRSGHADAQEPTGLLTHHLVHDPALDEFLDRLMAYFAGHPAVIWPDLPTIFSP; encoded by the coding sequence ATGGCTGCGGACCCCTGGGCCGATCTTACCGCCGAACTCGATGCCTGGGCCGCCGCCGGCCGGCAGGCGACGTTCTGGTGGCGCGATGACGATGCCGTCGCCCCCTCTCCCGCCCTCGACCGGCTGCTCGGACGCGTGAATGCATACCGGGTGCCTCTGGCACTGGCGGTGATCCCGGCCGCCGCCGAACCCGCCCTAGCCGCCCGGCTGGCCGCTGCGCCCGCGGCGATCCGGGTGCTGGTCCATGGCTGGTCGCATGCCAACCATGCCCGCCCCGACAAGAAGAAATCCGAACTCGCCTGCGGCCGGCCGATGGTAGAGATGGCCGGCGATCTCGCCCGCGGGCATGCCCGTCTGGCGGATCTGTTCGGGCCTCGCCTGCTGCCGGTGCTCACCCCGCCCTGGAACCGGCTGCCGGTGCCGCTGATCAGGGAACTGCCCCTGATCGGCCTCGGCGGTCTCAGCCGGTTCAAGCCGCGCAAGGCCCGATGCCCGGCGCCCGGGGTGGTGGAGGTCAACACCCATATCGACCCGATCGACTGGCGCGGCAATCGCGGCTTCATCGGCGAAGCCGTTGCTGTCGCCGCCATCACCGCACATCTCGCCGCCCGGCGCAGCGGTCACGCCGATGCACAGGAGCCCACCGGTCTGCTGACCCATCATCTTGTGCACGACCCGGCACTGGATGAATTTCTCGACCGGCTGATGGCATATTTCGCCGGCCATCCGGCGGTAATCTGGCCGGATCTGCCGACCATTTTCTCGCCCTGA
- a CDS encoding dipeptide ABC transporter ATP-binding protein, with product MSGRRHAWPQPRPLLSVRDLVVRFHLPEGPLTAVDGVSFTIHPGRITALVGESGSGKSVLTQAVMGLLPSLARIEGGAAVFTDPLDGQATDLATLAPTGRTMRRIRGGRIGMIFQEPMSALSPLHTLGDQITEAVRLHLNEDAAAARDIAADMLHKVGFPNPKAALDRYPFELSGGLRQRGVIAMALAARPALVIADEPTTALDVTLQAQILKLLRDLQDELGMGVLLITHDLGVVASLADDMVVLYRGKVMEAGPAAALIRKPEHPYLKALLGAVPRIGMERSERLVPLREIALDPRLAVDVVGRQGTGPRAAAGTPLLAVEGLTKRFTSRGTGLFARGGGTSVTAVDHVSFTVGRGESVGLVGESGCGKTTTSRMLLGAIRADEGRILFQGDHDAAPTDLAALDEGGWIPFRKRLQYVFQDPFHSLNPRMTVFDIIAEPLEIHGIGTAKERADRVKALMKMVGLDVRHLRRYPHSFSGGQRQRIGIARSLALGPELLILDEPVSALDVSVQAQVLNLLKDLQDVLGLGYLFISHNLAVVDYMCDRILVMCAGRIVESAPRERLFEDARHPYTKALIAAVPEADPDRPLDFAALMDGRASDPSAWPEPWRLVPDGPSVMEEVTPGHFVRVAASAEAAA from the coding sequence ATGAGCGGGCGGCGCCATGCGTGGCCGCAGCCGCGGCCACTGCTGTCGGTGCGCGATCTGGTCGTGCGCTTCCATCTGCCCGAAGGGCCGCTGACGGCGGTCGACGGCGTGTCCTTCACCATCCATCCGGGCCGGATCACTGCCCTGGTCGGCGAAAGCGGCTCGGGCAAAAGCGTGCTGACCCAGGCGGTGATGGGCCTGCTGCCCTCGCTTGCCCGGATTGAGGGCGGGGCCGCGGTGTTCACCGATCCGCTCGACGGCCAGGCCACCGACCTTGCAACGCTCGCCCCCACCGGCCGGACGATGCGCCGGATCCGGGGCGGGCGCATCGGCATGATCTTTCAAGAGCCGATGAGCGCATTGTCGCCGCTACACACGCTCGGCGACCAGATCACCGAGGCGGTGCGGCTTCATCTGAACGAAGATGCCGCAGCGGCACGCGACATCGCCGCCGACATGCTGCACAAGGTGGGCTTCCCGAACCCGAAAGCCGCCCTCGACCGCTACCCGTTCGAACTGTCGGGCGGCCTGCGTCAGCGCGGCGTGATCGCCATGGCGCTTGCCGCCCGCCCGGCCCTGGTCATCGCCGACGAGCCGACCACCGCGCTCGACGTCACGCTTCAGGCCCAGATCCTGAAACTGCTCCGCGACCTTCAGGACGAGCTGGGCATGGGCGTGCTGCTGATCACCCATGATCTGGGCGTGGTCGCAAGCCTGGCCGACGACATGGTCGTGCTCTATCGCGGCAAGGTGATGGAGGCAGGCCCGGCGGCCGCGCTTATCCGCAAGCCGGAACATCCCTATCTTAAGGCCCTGCTTGGTGCCGTGCCGCGGATCGGCATGGAGCGGTCGGAGCGCCTGGTACCGCTGCGCGAAATCGCGCTGGATCCCCGCCTTGCGGTGGATGTCGTCGGCCGTCAGGGCACCGGCCCCAGGGCGGCGGCGGGCACGCCTCTGCTCGCGGTCGAAGGGTTGACCAAGCGCTTCACCAGCCGCGGCACCGGGCTCTTCGCCCGCGGCGGCGGCACCAGCGTGACGGCGGTCGACCATGTCTCCTTCACCGTCGGCCGCGGCGAAAGCGTCGGCCTGGTCGGCGAAAGCGGCTGCGGCAAGACCACCACCTCGCGCATGCTGCTGGGTGCGATCCGCGCCGATGAAGGCCGGATCCTGTTTCAGGGTGATCACGACGCCGCCCCCACCGACCTCGCCGCCCTCGACGAGGGCGGCTGGATTCCGTTCCGCAAGCGGCTGCAATACGTTTTCCAGGACCCGTTCCATTCGCTGAACCCGCGGATGACCGTGTTCGACATCATCGCCGAGCCGCTGGAAATCCACGGCATCGGCACCGCGAAGGAACGTGCCGACCGGGTGAAGGCGCTGATGAAGATGGTGGGGCTTGATGTCCGCCATCTCCGCCGCTATCCGCACAGCTTCTCGGGCGGTCAGAGGCAGCGCATCGGCATTGCCCGCTCGCTGGCCCTGGGCCCCGAACTGCTGATCCTGGACGAGCCGGTCTCGGCGCTCGACGTTTCGGTCCAGGCGCAGGTGTTGAACCTGCTCAAGGATCTGCAGGATGTGCTGGGCCTCGGCTATCTGTTCATCTCCCACAATCTGGCCGTGGTCGACTACATGTGCGACCGCATCCTGGTGATGTGTGCCGGCCGGATCGTCGAGAGCGCGCCGCGCGAACGACTGTTCGAGGATGCCCGCCATCCCTACACCAAGGCGCTGATCGCCGCGGTGCCCGAGGCCGATCCCGACCGGCCGCTCGATTTCGCGGCGCTGATGGATGGCCGCGCCTCGGATCCGTCTGCATGGCCCGAGCCCTGGCGGCTGGTGCCGGACGGGCCCTCGGTGATGGAAGAGGTGACGCCGGGCCATTTCGTCCGGGTGGCGGCAAGCGCGGAGGCCGCGGCATGA
- a CDS encoding ABC transporter substrate-binding protein yields MIRLAAILVAALLAGAAPATASNGGDDGRAMGSIIEMMIAPSAPMPDRLIEPPVLERQVAEGKLPPMAERLPTVPAVDDVVGPDLSPGRYGGSWTMLVGRPKDVRMAMVYGYARLVRYTRDFSFEADILKEMDVEDGRIFTLHLRPGHRWSDGEPFTADDFRYYWEDVVNNSNLYPAGPPRELLVDGELPRFTVIDATTVRYEWSKPNPRLLPAIAGPLPLTLYRPAHYLRQFHERYADPEKLAAMIEKRKQSSWAALHNRMDTATDFSNPDFPTLQPWRLVTAPPAVRFLVERNPYYHRIDLNGHQLPYLDQIAIDIVDGKLISARAGTGDALLQARGLDFTDYTFLKAGETRSDYKVTLWRTGRGAHLALYPNLNARDPGWRALFRDARFRRALSMGVDRHEIDAVLYYGLTIGGGNSVLDESPLSRPGYRKVWANHDVDRANKLLDDMGLDKRNERGIRLMPDGRPLELVIETAGESTEQMDVLELLHDQWLQLGVKIYARPMQRDLFRNRIFAGDTLMSVWFGLEAGLATAETDPWELAPVSQQSLQWPKWGQYFETGGRSGEAPDIDKAEQLLALYKAWTVAPSSADRARIWREMLAINADQVYTISLVAGVLQPVVANRRLRNLPDRGLYNWDPGAHFGLYRPERFWLDD; encoded by the coding sequence ATGATCCGCCTCGCCGCCATCCTGGTCGCCGCCCTGCTTGCCGGGGCTGCGCCTGCCACCGCATCGAACGGCGGCGATGACGGGCGTGCGATGGGCAGCATCATCGAGATGATGATCGCGCCCAGCGCCCCCATGCCGGACCGGCTGATCGAACCGCCGGTGCTTGAACGGCAGGTGGCCGAGGGCAAACTGCCGCCGATGGCCGAGCGTCTGCCGACGGTGCCGGCCGTCGATGATGTCGTCGGCCCCGATCTCAGCCCCGGCCGCTATGGCGGCAGCTGGACGATGCTGGTCGGCCGGCCCAAGGATGTGCGCATGGCCATGGTCTACGGCTATGCCCGGCTGGTCCGCTACACCCGCGACTTCTCGTTCGAAGCCGATATCCTGAAGGAGATGGATGTCGAGGACGGGCGGATCTTCACCCTGCATCTGCGCCCCGGCCATCGCTGGTCCGATGGCGAACCCTTTACGGCCGACGACTTCCGCTACTATTGGGAAGACGTGGTCAACAACAGCAATCTGTACCCGGCAGGCCCGCCGCGCGAGCTTCTGGTGGATGGCGAGTTGCCGCGCTTCACCGTGATCGACGCAACCACGGTGCGCTACGAATGGTCGAAGCCCAACCCTCGGCTGCTGCCAGCAATTGCAGGGCCGCTGCCGCTGACCCTCTACCGGCCGGCCCATTACCTGCGCCAGTTCCACGAGCGCTACGCCGACCCGGAAAAGCTTGCCGCGATGATCGAAAAGCGCAAGCAGTCGAGCTGGGCGGCGCTGCACAACCGCATGGACACGGCGACCGATTTCAGCAATCCGGATTTCCCGACCCTGCAGCCCTGGCGGCTGGTGACGGCGCCGCCGGCCGTCCGGTTCCTGGTCGAGCGCAACCCCTATTACCATCGCATCGACCTGAACGGCCACCAGCTGCCCTATCTCGACCAGATCGCGATCGACATCGTCGACGGAAAGCTGATCTCGGCACGCGCCGGCACCGGCGATGCCCTGCTCCAGGCGCGCGGGCTCGATTTCACCGACTACACTTTCCTTAAGGCCGGCGAGACGCGCTCCGACTATAAGGTCACACTGTGGCGTACCGGGCGCGGCGCCCATCTGGCGCTCTACCCCAATCTCAATGCCCGCGATCCGGGCTGGCGGGCGCTGTTTCGCGATGCGCGCTTTCGCCGGGCGCTGTCCATGGGCGTCGACCGGCACGAGATCGACGCCGTGCTCTATTACGGCCTGACCATCGGTGGCGGCAACAGTGTGCTCGACGAAAGCCCGCTGTCGCGCCCTGGCTACCGGAAGGTCTGGGCCAATCACGATGTCGACCGGGCCAACAAGCTGCTCGACGATATGGGTCTCGACAAGCGCAACGAGCGCGGCATCCGGCTGATGCCCGATGGCCGGCCGCTGGAGCTGGTGATCGAGACTGCGGGCGAGAGCACCGAGCAGATGGACGTGCTGGAACTGCTCCACGACCAGTGGCTGCAGCTCGGCGTCAAGATCTATGCCCGGCCGATGCAGCGCGACCTGTTCCGCAACCGGATCTTCGCCGGCGACACGCTGATGAGCGTCTGGTTCGGGCTGGAAGCCGGCCTTGCGACCGCCGAGACCGACCCGTGGGAACTGGCGCCGGTCAGCCAGCAATCGCTGCAATGGCCGAAATGGGGCCAGTATTTCGAGACCGGCGGCCGTTCGGGCGAGGCACCCGATATCGACAAGGCTGAACAGCTGCTGGCGCTCTACAAGGCCTGGACGGTGGCACCCTCCTCGGCGGATCGCGCACGGATCTGGCGGGAGATGCTCGCGATCAATGCCGATCAGGTCTACACCATCTCGCTGGTGGCAGGCGTGTTGCAGCCGGTCGTCGCCAACCGGCGGCTGCGCAACCTGCCCGACCGCGGGCTCTACAACTGGGATCCGGGTGCGCATTTCGGCCTCTACCGGCCGGAACGCTTCTGGCTCGACGACTGA
- a CDS encoding ABC transporter permease, with the protein MFAYIARRLLMMIPTLILISILVFVIIQLPPGDYLTTQLAELAAQGEAASQAKIEFLRAEYGLDLPLWEQYLRWASGLLVGDLGYSFEYQLPVAEVVGDRLWLTMLVSFATIIFSYAVAFPIGIYGAIRQYSALDHGLTFIGFLGLATPNFLLALVLLYLSNIWFGTSIGGLMDPEYLDQPLSWAKFLSVMEHLWVPVVVIGTSNTAGMIRRLRANLLDELRKQYVTTARAKGLHPAKILVKYPLRMALNPFIADLGNVLPQVVSGAAIVSVVLSLPTTGPMLLRALQTQDMYLAGSFLMFMALLTVIGVLVSDLLLALLDPRIRLDGGRSR; encoded by the coding sequence ATGTTCGCCTACATCGCGCGGCGGTTGCTGATGATGATTCCGACGCTGATCCTGATCAGCATCCTGGTCTTCGTCATCATCCAGCTGCCGCCCGGCGACTATCTGACGACCCAGCTTGCCGAGCTGGCGGCCCAAGGTGAGGCGGCCAGCCAGGCGAAGATCGAGTTTCTGCGCGCAGAATACGGGCTCGACCTGCCGCTCTGGGAACAGTACCTCCGCTGGGCTTCGGGCCTGCTGGTCGGCGATCTCGGCTATTCCTTCGAGTATCAGCTGCCGGTGGCGGAAGTGGTGGGCGATCGCCTCTGGCTGACGATGCTGGTGTCGTTTGCAACCATCATCTTCTCCTATGCCGTCGCCTTCCCGATCGGCATCTACGGCGCCATCCGCCAGTACAGCGCGCTTGACCATGGCCTCACCTTCATCGGCTTCCTGGGCCTCGCCACGCCCAATTTCCTCCTCGCCCTGGTCCTGCTCTACCTGTCGAACATCTGGTTCGGCACCTCGATCGGCGGGCTGATGGATCCGGAATATCTCGACCAGCCGCTGAGTTGGGCCAAATTCCTCTCGGTGATGGAACATCTCTGGGTGCCGGTGGTGGTGATCGGCACCTCGAACACTGCCGGCATGATCCGCCGGCTGCGGGCCAATCTGCTCGACGAACTGCGCAAGCAATACGTCACCACCGCCCGCGCCAAGGGTCTGCACCCGGCAAAGATCCTGGTGAAATATCCGCTGCGCATGGCGCTGAACCCGTTCATCGCCGATCTGGGCAATGTGCTGCCGCAGGTGGTGTCGGGCGCGGCCATCGTCTCGGTGGTGCTGTCGCTGCCGACCACGGGGCCGATGCTGCTGCGCGCCCTGCAGACGCAGGACATGTATCTGGCCGGGTCCTTCCTCATGTTCATGGCATTGCTGACGGTGATCGGCGTGCTGGTGTCGGATCTGCTGCTCGCCCTGCTCGATCCGCGTATCCGCCTCGACGGAGGACGTTCGCGATGA
- a CDS encoding ABC transporter permease has protein sequence MSGPERYISHAAFDPVHDEALTPAQEKYYLASQWRLMFWRLRRHKLAMASLWFLGFIYLVMIFAEPLSPYNPNTRHIDNIHAPPQTVHLFHNGEFVGPFVYGTRYALNMDTLTRTYSEDRVRPLPIGFLCSGEPYRLWGLIPMDIRLICPPKGGTVFLLGTDRLGRDMLSRVIEGARISLTVGLIGITISFTLGILFGGLSGYYGGWVDSAIQRLIEVIRSFPELPLWMALSAAMPVTWHPLWIFIGITVILGLLDWTGLARAVRSKLLALREEDYATAAVVMGARPRRVILRHLLPNFMSHLIVSATLTIPAMILGETALSFLGLGVRAPLISWGVLLNDAQDINVVTQYPWLLLPVVPVVLTVLAFNFLGDGLRDAADPYQN, from the coding sequence ATGAGCGGTCCCGAGCGCTACATCTCCCACGCCGCCTTCGATCCCGTCCATGACGAGGCCCTGACCCCGGCGCAGGAGAAATACTATCTCGCGTCGCAATGGCGGCTGATGTTCTGGCGGCTGCGCCGGCACAAGCTCGCCATGGCCTCGCTCTGGTTCCTGGGCTTCATCTATCTGGTGATGATTTTTGCCGAGCCCCTCAGCCCCTATAACCCCAACACCCGCCATATCGACAACATCCATGCCCCGCCGCAGACGGTGCATCTGTTCCACAATGGCGAGTTCGTCGGTCCCTTCGTCTATGGCACCCGCTATGCGCTGAACATGGACACGCTCACCCGGACCTATTCCGAAGACCGGGTGCGGCCGCTGCCGATCGGCTTCCTCTGTTCGGGAGAGCCTTACAGGCTCTGGGGGCTGATCCCCATGGATATCCGGCTGATCTGCCCGCCCAAGGGCGGTACGGTCTTCCTGCTCGGCACCGACCGGCTGGGGCGCGACATGCTTTCGCGGGTGATCGAGGGTGCACGGATCTCGCTGACGGTGGGTCTGATCGGCATCACCATCAGCTTCACCCTCGGCATCCTGTTCGGTGGCCTGTCGGGCTATTACGGCGGCTGGGTGGACAGTGCCATCCAGCGGCTGATCGAGGTTATCCGCTCCTTCCCGGAACTGCCGCTCTGGATGGCTCTGTCGGCCGCCATGCCGGTCACCTGGCATCCGTTGTGGATCTTCATCGGCATCACCGTGATCCTGGGCCTGCTCGACTGGACGGGGCTTGCCCGGGCGGTGCGCTCGAAGCTTCTGGCGCTGCGCGAAGAGGACTATGCCACCGCCGCGGTGGTGATGGGCGCACGCCCCAGGCGGGTCATCCTCCGCCATCTCCTGCCCAATTTCATGAGCCATCTGATCGTTTCGGCGACGCTCACCATCCCGGCCATGATCCTTGGCGAGACCGCGCTTTCCTTCCTCGGCCTCGGCGTGCGTGCGCCGCTGATCTCCTGGGGCGTGCTGCTGAACGATGCCCAGGATATCAACGTCGTGACCCAGTACCCCTGGCTGCTGCTGCCGGTGGTGCCGGTGGTCCTTACGGTGCTGGCCTTCAACTTCCTGGGCGACGGGCTGCGTGATGCGGCCGACCCCTACCAGAACTGA
- a CDS encoding helix-turn-helix domain-containing protein has product MRALTFCGDLGHDAMSAVASIVSRIEVPAHALLAEEGERSPYVYNVTAGTAKLYKSLPDGRTQVLGFLLPGDFLGLGDDRLGGLAAESLTRVSVCRFRRRDFENLQERIPVLGRRLLSLAQDEIARSREQMLLLGRKSARERLASFLLGLYDRLEARGEANDPLPLPMTRTDIGDYLGLTIETVSRTLAAFKRDGIISLDGVHAVRLLDPERLRSLATGDEADRMAAC; this is encoded by the coding sequence GTGCGTGCCCTGACTTTCTGCGGTGATCTCGGCCATGATGCGATGTCGGCGGTGGCGTCGATCGTGTCGCGGATCGAAGTTCCGGCCCATGCGCTGCTTGCCGAGGAAGGCGAGCGGTCGCCCTATGTGTACAACGTCACCGCGGGTACGGCGAAGCTGTACAAGAGCCTGCCGGACGGGCGCACCCAGGTTCTGGGCTTCCTGCTGCCCGGAGATTTTCTTGGCCTGGGTGATGACCGCCTGGGCGGCCTGGCCGCCGAGAGTCTGACCCGGGTCTCGGTCTGCCGCTTCCGGCGCCGTGATTTCGAAAACCTGCAGGAGCGGATCCCGGTTCTGGGTCGCCGACTGCTGAGCCTGGCTCAGGACGAGATCGCCCGCTCGCGCGAGCAGATGTTGCTGCTGGGCCGCAAGAGTGCCCGCGAACGCCTGGCGTCGTTCCTGCTGGGCCTCTATGACCGGCTGGAGGCACGCGGCGAGGCGAACGATCCGCTGCCGCTGCCGATGACGCGGACCGATATCGGCGATTATCTTGGCCTGACCATCGAGACGGTCAGCCGGACGCTCGCCGCCTTCAAGCGTGACGGCATCATCTCGCTCGACGGCGTCCATGCCGTCCGCCTGCTCGACCCTGAGCGGCTGCGATCGCTGGCGACGGGTGACGAGGCGGACCGGATGGCGGCCTGCTGA